One Desulfobulbus propionicus DSM 2032 DNA segment encodes these proteins:
- a CDS encoding ABC transporter ATP-binding protein codes for MAAHPAPAIVVDRVSLDFAGKPLFQDLSLQLPGGRTTCILGPSGCGKSTLLKLIAGSTALPASGEIRFEPLPVADTLPVAWMGQNDLLLPWLPLVDNVLLGARLRHELSDSLRQQALQLIHEAGLAGYEQALPRSLSGGMRQRGALLRTLMEQRPVLLMDEPFSALDALTRMRLQNLAARLTAGATVVLVTHDPLEALRLGDLIVVLAGSPVRVAEILKPNGRPPREPDDPALALQHGQLLRLLMQGEDA; via the coding sequence ATGGCTGCGCATCCCGCTCCGGCCATCGTCGTCGACCGGGTCAGTCTCGACTTTGCCGGCAAACCGCTGTTCCAGGATTTATCGCTGCAACTGCCCGGCGGCCGAACCACCTGCATCCTCGGCCCCAGCGGCTGCGGCAAATCGACCCTGCTCAAGCTGATCGCCGGTTCGACCGCCCTGCCCGCCAGCGGCGAGATCCGTTTTGAACCTCTTCCAGTGGCAGACACGCTGCCGGTAGCCTGGATGGGACAGAACGACCTGCTGCTCCCCTGGCTGCCGTTGGTGGACAATGTGCTGCTCGGTGCCCGCCTGCGTCATGAACTGTCTGACAGCCTGCGCCAGCAGGCCCTCCAGCTGATCCACGAAGCAGGTCTGGCCGGCTATGAACAGGCCCTGCCCCGATCCCTGTCTGGCGGCATGCGCCAGCGCGGCGCCTTGCTCCGCACCCTGATGGAACAGCGTCCGGTGCTGCTGATGGATGAACCCTTCTCGGCCCTCGATGCCCTCACCCGGATGCGGCTGCAAAACCTCGCTGCCCGGCTGACCGCCGGGGCCACCGTGGTCCTCGTCACCCATGATCCGCTCGAGGCCCTGCGCCTGGGCGACCTGATCGTGGTCCTGGCCGGTTCGCCGGTACGGGTGGCCGAGATCCTTAAACCCAACGGCCGTCCGCCGCGCGAACCGGATGATCCGGCGCTGGCCCTCCAGCATGGGCAACTGCTCCGGCTGCTGATGCAGGGAGAAGACGCATGA
- a CDS encoding ABC transporter permease, protein MNKGLRLGILAAGLLLLWQLLVSLSGVPPYILPGPLPVARALAIHLPVLGPHLVTTLTEIVLGLLLGTVLGTSTALAMIVSPLLKRWMLPILVISQAIPVFALAPVLVLWFGYGMGSKVVMAVLIIYFPVTASFYGGMRRTDPDLLELARIMGARPLAVLRTIVIPAALPAFASGVRVATAVAPIGAVVGEWVGSSAGLGFLMLHANGRMQIDLMFAALTLLAVVSLALYFCIDRLLDRLIYWQPNQGTSL, encoded by the coding sequence ATGAACAAGGGACTGCGCCTGGGCATCCTCGCCGCCGGCCTGTTGCTGCTGTGGCAGCTGCTGGTCAGCCTCAGCGGCGTGCCGCCCTATATCCTTCCCGGCCCCCTGCCGGTGGCCAGGGCCTTGGCCATCCACCTGCCGGTACTCGGCCCCCATCTCGTCACCACCTTGACCGAGATCGTGCTCGGTCTGTTGCTCGGCACCGTGCTGGGCACCTCCACCGCCCTGGCCATGATCGTCTCGCCCCTGCTCAAGCGGTGGATGCTGCCGATTCTGGTGATCAGCCAGGCGATTCCGGTCTTTGCCCTGGCGCCGGTGCTGGTGCTGTGGTTCGGCTACGGCATGGGTTCAAAGGTTGTCATGGCGGTGCTGATCATCTACTTTCCGGTGACCGCCTCCTTTTACGGCGGCATGCGGCGCACCGATCCAGACCTGCTTGAGCTGGCGCGGATCATGGGCGCCCGTCCCCTGGCCGTGCTGCGCACCATCGTCATCCCCGCCGCCCTGCCCGCCTTTGCCTCGGGGGTGCGCGTGGCCACGGCGGTGGCGCCGATCGGCGCGGTGGTCGGCGAATGGGTCGGGTCCAGCGCCGGTCTTGGCTTTCTCATGCTTCATGCCAACGGACGGATGCAGATTGACCTGATGTTCGCCGCGCTCACCCTGCTTGCCGTCGTCTCCCTCGCGCTTTATTTTTGCATTGACCGTCTGCTCGACAGACTCATCTACTGGCAACCCAACCAAGGAACATCGTTATGA
- a CDS encoding ABC transporter substrate-binding protein produces the protein MNKICLCLVALLCAAHLSAMPARATEKLTVLLDWFVNPDHAPLYVAMEKGFFKNKGLEVELIAPSNPNDPPKLVAAGKADIAVSYQHQHQMQIDQGLPLVRIATLIATPLNSLVVLADGPIKTLADLKGKTIGYSVGGFETALLKVMLEKEGLKLTDVKLVNVNFSLSPSLFTGQADGVIGAFRNFELNQMAIEKRPGRAFLVEEYGVPAYDELILVANTKAVSEPKMRRFVDALEEGVQYLINHPEESWQLFVGHGRENLDDELNRRAWKDTLPRFALRPGALDKNRYNRFAAFLQKEQIVTKVPALDTWAVELP, from the coding sequence ATGAACAAGATCTGTCTCTGCCTCGTGGCGTTGCTCTGTGCCGCGCACCTTTCGGCAATGCCGGCACGGGCAACGGAAAAACTGACCGTGCTGCTCGACTGGTTCGTCAACCCCGACCACGCGCCGCTCTATGTGGCCATGGAAAAAGGCTTTTTCAAGAACAAGGGACTGGAGGTCGAACTGATCGCCCCCTCCAATCCCAACGACCCGCCCAAGCTGGTGGCCGCCGGCAAGGCCGATATCGCCGTCTCCTACCAGCACCAGCATCAGATGCAGATCGACCAGGGGCTGCCGCTAGTGCGCATCGCCACCCTGATCGCCACCCCGCTCAACTCACTGGTGGTGCTGGCCGACGGTCCGATCAAGACCTTAGCCGATCTCAAGGGCAAGACCATCGGCTACTCGGTGGGCGGTTTCGAAACCGCGCTGCTTAAAGTGATGCTGGAAAAGGAAGGACTCAAACTCACGGATGTCAAGCTGGTCAACGTCAACTTCTCGCTCTCGCCCTCGCTGTTTACCGGCCAAGCCGACGGCGTGATCGGTGCCTTCCGCAACTTCGAGCTCAACCAGATGGCTATCGAGAAACGGCCGGGCCGGGCCTTCCTGGTCGAGGAATACGGCGTGCCCGCCTACGACGAACTGATTCTGGTGGCCAACACCAAGGCGGTGAGCGAACCGAAGATGCGCCGCTTCGTCGATGCCCTGGAGGAGGGGGTGCAATATCTGATCAATCATCCGGAAGAGAGTTGGCAGCTGTTTGTCGGCCACGGACGGGAAAACCTGGATGACGAACTCAATCGCCGCGCCTGGAAGGACACCCTGCCCCGCTTTGCCCTGCGGCCGGGCGCGCTGGACAAGAATCGCTACAACCGTTTCGCCGCCTTCCTCCAGAAAGAACAAATCGTCACCAAGGTGCCGGCACTGGACACCTGGGCGGTGGAACTGCCGTAG
- a CDS encoding sigma-54-dependent transcriptional regulator, whose product MARILIIDTNQPFLDTLSREICHMGHQVTAADSLRQARALAASSDFDVVFLNAEMPDGSGMDALPAIIEAPSFPEVIIFTDVGDADQAELAIKMGAWDYVERPATARAMALSLVRAIQYRARKIHRQPHTTLNEETLKDIVGDSPQMKRCLDRLALSAGSDANVLISGETGVGKELFAWAIHNNSRRAGKRFVVVDCAALPETLVESILFGYERGAFTGADKSQSGLIKRADGGTLFLDEVGELPLSVQKSFLRVLQEHKFRQVGGGQQLRSDFRLIAATNRDLDVMVQRHRFRKDLLFRLRAFSLELPPLRERIEDVPAIAIHHVDKLCESYGLNGKTFSPDFFEVLKRYQWPGNVRELVNALERSVSAARHEPVLFPKHLPVYIRVHLARASVEQGQQATPNSPLPRLGGTEGAVLPRLVDAREAAIAELEQRYLKELMTQAPDMRQACAISGLSRSRLYALLKKYNLPSCFRLS is encoded by the coding sequence GTGGCACGGATTCTGATCATCGACACCAACCAACCCTTCCTCGACACCTTGTCGAGGGAGATCTGCCACATGGGCCATCAGGTGACGGCTGCCGACAGCCTGCGCCAGGCCCGCGCCCTGGCAGCGAGCTCGGACTTCGACGTGGTGTTCCTTAACGCCGAGATGCCCGACGGCAGCGGCATGGACGCCCTACCGGCAATCATCGAGGCCCCCTCCTTTCCCGAGGTGATCATCTTCACCGATGTCGGCGATGCCGACCAGGCGGAGTTGGCCATCAAGATGGGGGCCTGGGACTATGTGGAACGGCCGGCCACTGCCCGGGCCATGGCCCTGTCCCTGGTGCGCGCCATCCAGTACCGGGCGCGCAAGATCCACCGTCAGCCGCACACCACCCTCAACGAGGAAACCCTCAAGGACATTGTTGGCGACAGTCCGCAGATGAAACGCTGCCTGGATCGGCTGGCCCTGTCCGCCGGCAGCGACGCCAACGTGCTCATCTCCGGCGAGACCGGGGTGGGCAAGGAACTGTTCGCGTGGGCCATCCACAACAACAGCCGCCGGGCGGGCAAGCGATTCGTGGTGGTCGATTGCGCCGCCCTGCCGGAAACCCTGGTGGAATCGATCCTCTTCGGCTACGAGCGCGGCGCCTTCACCGGCGCCGACAAGAGCCAGAGCGGCCTGATCAAGCGGGCGGACGGCGGCACCCTGTTCCTCGACGAGGTGGGCGAGCTGCCGCTGTCGGTGCAGAAATCCTTTCTCCGCGTCCTCCAGGAACACAAATTCCGCCAGGTCGGCGGCGGCCAGCAGCTGCGCAGCGATTTCCGCCTGATCGCGGCCACCAATCGCGACTTGGACGTCATGGTCCAGCGCCACCGCTTCCGCAAGGACCTGCTCTTCCGCCTGCGCGCCTTCAGCCTGGAACTGCCGCCTTTGCGTGAACGGATCGAGGACGTGCCAGCCATCGCCATCCATCATGTGGACAAGCTGTGCGAAAGCTATGGCTTGAACGGCAAGACCTTTTCCCCGGATTTCTTCGAGGTGCTCAAACGGTACCAATGGCCGGGCAACGTGCGCGAACTGGTCAACGCCTTGGAGCGGTCCGTGTCGGCGGCCCGGCATGAACCGGTGCTGTTCCCCAAGCACCTGCCGGTCTACATCCGGGTACATCTGGCCCGAGCCTCGGTCGAGCAGGGCCAGCAAGCCACACCGAACAGTCCGCTGCCCCGGCTGGGTGGCACGGAGGGCGCTGTTTTGCCCCGGCTGGTCGATGCCCGCGAGGCGGCGATCGCCGAACTGGAACAGCGTTACCTGAAAGAACTGATGACCCAGGCCCCGGACATGCGCCAGGCCTGCGCCATTTCCGGACTGTCCCGCTCCCGGCTCTATGCCCTGCTGAAAAAGTACAACCTTCCGTCCTGCTTCCGTCTCTCCTGA
- a CDS encoding SH3 domain-containing protein — MKNEQYIFSFRACLLAAPIILALSSPAGAKSIAKDQVNIRSKPSLSSEIIFTAPLGYPIKIEQEANNWSFFHDWQNNRGWVYKPLVSDIETAVVVVDKANIRNASNTRSQVVSTAEQGEIYKILAKKGDWVRLGYYHGGAEVGWIHSDLVFGE, encoded by the coding sequence ATGAAAAATGAACAATATATTTTTTCGTTTCGCGCCTGTCTTCTCGCCGCCCCGATCATCCTGGCCCTGAGCAGTCCGGCCGGGGCCAAGAGTATTGCCAAGGATCAGGTCAACATCCGCTCAAAACCAAGTCTCTCCAGCGAAATCATTTTCACGGCCCCCCTGGGCTACCCCATCAAGATCGAGCAGGAGGCCAACAACTGGTCCTTTTTCCACGATTGGCAAAACAATCGGGGCTGGGTCTACAAACCGCTGGTCTCGGATATCGAGACAGCGGTGGTCGTGGTCGACAAGGCAAACATCCGAAACGCTTCCAATACCCGCTCGCAGGTGGTCAGCACAGCCGAACAAGGAGAAATTTACAAGATACTCGCCAAAAAAGGCGACTGGGTCCGTCTGGGGTACTACCACGGCGGCGCGGAAGTCGGCTGGATTCACTCGGATCTCGTGTTCGGCGAATGA
- a CDS encoding DUF5752 family protein, whose translation MGEPFVVKDCTLISIATGQEAQNLRELSDRLETIHPGCIYYHFWGGMLRSSFDEPEYQNDFAAWAWRSLHDSRLAERLAIIDPSHHREMDDLRRELLDVIEERLAESEFVPWARAGQRFKFIRSQILVFDTGCRILKPRDMAEQIARMSLGSIFYHFIDARRRTERGRSDFVEWLASFGNGDYDELIKNINAIDPYFTTLAELRRELAGVFDRCLAEGGTP comes from the coding sequence ATGGGAGAACCCTTTGTTGTCAAGGATTGCACCCTCATCTCCATTGCCACCGGGCAGGAAGCGCAAAATCTGCGCGAGTTGAGCGATCGGCTGGAAACGATCCATCCCGGGTGCATCTACTATCATTTCTGGGGCGGAATGCTCCGCTCCAGTTTCGACGAACCCGAATACCAGAATGACTTTGCCGCCTGGGCGTGGCGCAGCCTGCACGACTCCCGCCTGGCCGAGCGGCTGGCGATCATCGACCCCAGCCACCATCGGGAGATGGACGACCTGCGGCGGGAACTGCTGGACGTGATCGAGGAGCGGCTGGCGGAAAGCGAGTTCGTGCCCTGGGCTCGCGCCGGACAGCGGTTCAAGTTCATCCGCTCGCAGATCCTGGTGTTCGATACCGGATGCCGGATTCTGAAACCGCGGGACATGGCCGAACAGATCGCCCGCATGTCGCTGGGGTCGATCTTTTACCATTTCATCGATGCCCGGCGGCGCACGGAGCGCGGCCGCAGCGATTTTGTCGAATGGCTGGCCAGCTTCGGCAACGGCGATTATGACGAGCTGATCAAAAACATCAATGCCATCGACCCCTATTTCACCACTCTGGCGGAACTGCGCCGGGAACTGGCCGGGGTTTTCGACCGCTGTCTTGCCGAAGGAGGGACCCCATGA
- a CDS encoding glycosyltransferase, translating to MTSVLERYVPIVGAEVIDHLRHLAEPLRGMKVVHVNSTREGGGVAEILSWLIPFKRELGLDARWEVISGEKDFYQCTKSFHNGLQGTPVALPSSLLRAYEQTNRDNAERLRPLLEDADFVFIHDPQPAPLLRLCPGRKGKWVWRCHIDLSHPYRAVWKYLRDVVAGYDASIWSLADFAQPLPHPLYLIAPSIDPLSQKNRELYPGEVEAVFDRYGLDPDLPLITQVSRFDRFKDPLGVLHAYRLVKEFTPVQLVLAGGGASDDPEGEEVLREVREAAGDDPDIHILLLPADAHREINGLQRASTIVLQKSTREGFGLTVTEAMWKGKPVIGGDTGGIRLQVINHHTGFLVNTPEGAALRIRYLLKNRDRLEEMGRKAQSFALNNFLVTRHLREYLTLMIATRHKGVERIEL from the coding sequence ATGACCAGTGTACTCGAACGCTATGTCCCCATTGTCGGCGCCGAGGTCATCGACCATCTCCGCCATCTGGCCGAACCGCTCAGGGGCATGAAGGTCGTGCACGTCAACTCCACCCGCGAGGGCGGCGGCGTGGCCGAGATTCTCAGCTGGCTGATTCCCTTCAAGCGGGAACTGGGCCTGGATGCCCGGTGGGAGGTGATCTCCGGCGAGAAGGATTTTTATCAGTGCACCAAGAGCTTCCATAACGGGCTGCAAGGCACGCCGGTGGCGCTTCCGTCGTCCCTGCTCCGCGCCTATGAGCAAACCAATCGCGACAATGCCGAGCGGTTGCGTCCCCTTCTGGAGGACGCGGATTTCGTCTTTATCCATGACCCGCAGCCCGCGCCGCTGCTCCGTCTCTGTCCCGGCCGCAAGGGCAAATGGGTGTGGCGCTGCCATATCGACCTCAGCCACCCGTATCGGGCGGTGTGGAAATACCTGCGTGACGTGGTCGCCGGATACGACGCCTCCATCTGGTCCCTGGCCGACTTCGCCCAGCCCTTGCCGCACCCCTTGTACCTGATTGCCCCCAGTATCGATCCGCTCAGCCAGAAGAACCGGGAGCTGTATCCGGGCGAGGTCGAGGCGGTGTTCGACCGCTATGGCCTTGATCCTGACCTGCCGCTGATCACCCAGGTGTCGCGCTTTGACCGCTTCAAGGACCCCTTGGGCGTGCTCCATGCCTACAGGCTGGTCAAGGAGTTCACCCCGGTGCAGCTAGTGCTGGCCGGCGGCGGGGCGAGCGACGATCCGGAAGGGGAAGAGGTGCTGCGCGAGGTGCGCGAGGCGGCCGGCGACGATCCGGATATCCATATCCTGCTCCTGCCCGCCGATGCCCATCGGGAGATCAATGGCCTGCAACGGGCCTCGACCATTGTCCTGCAGAAATCGACCCGGGAAGGATTCGGCCTCACCGTCACCGAAGCGATGTGGAAGGGCAAGCCGGTCATAGGCGGTGATACCGGCGGCATACGCCTGCAGGTGATCAACCATCACACCGGGTTTTTGGTCAACACCCCGGAAGGCGCGGCCCTGCGCATTCGTTACCTGCTCAAGAACCGCGACCGGCTGGAAGAGATGGGCCGCAAGGCGCAGTCGTTTGCCCTCAACAATTTTTTGGTCACCCGCCACCTGCGGGAATACCTCACCCTGATGATCGCCACCCGGCACAAGGGTGTTGAGCGGATCGAGCTGTGA
- the otsB gene encoding trehalose-phosphatase — translation MRGTKPPRHALLAELPRFWERVGDASSRFLGLDYDGTLAPFAVDPMEARPLPGIADLLRALTVDTATEVAIISGRPAAEVMALLDGPPVTVVGNHGYELCPVDGDPVIRQPTPEQRQGLDNIRAVLQQRGYGRALENKMASLAVHTRGLEPVTAVALEQEVLSEWGAFALDHGLECRWFNGGVEIRCIGWHKGDALRSLLDQQPRGTLAVYVGDDETDEDAFAALEGRGIGIKVGRDARPTAARATLADCAAVADFLRAWRTVTTTHRRNAPWKQPD, via the coding sequence GTGAGGGGCACGAAACCACCCCGTCACGCCCTCCTGGCGGAGCTGCCCCGTTTCTGGGAGCGGGTTGGCGATGCGTCCAGCCGCTTTCTCGGCCTGGATTACGACGGCACCCTGGCACCCTTTGCCGTCGACCCCATGGAGGCGCGGCCTCTTCCCGGCATTGCCGACCTGCTCCGTGCCCTGACCGTCGACACCGCCACCGAGGTGGCGATCATCTCCGGCCGGCCGGCGGCCGAGGTCATGGCCCTGCTCGACGGTCCGCCGGTCACCGTGGTCGGCAATCACGGCTATGAACTGTGTCCGGTGGACGGCGACCCGGTCATTCGCCAGCCGACACCGGAGCAGCGGCAGGGGTTGGACAACATTCGCGCCGTTCTCCAGCAACGGGGCTACGGCCGCGCATTGGAAAACAAGATGGCCTCGCTGGCCGTGCATACCCGGGGCCTTGAACCAGTGACCGCCGTGGCCCTGGAACAGGAGGTGCTGAGTGAATGGGGCGCCTTTGCCCTGGATCACGGTCTGGAATGCCGCTGGTTCAACGGCGGGGTGGAGATTCGCTGCATCGGCTGGCACAAGGGCGACGCCCTGCGCAGCCTGCTCGATCAACAGCCCCGCGGAACCCTGGCGGTCTATGTCGGCGACGATGAAACCGACGAGGATGCCTTTGCCGCCCTTGAGGGACGGGGCATCGGCATCAAGGTCGGCCGGGATGCACGGCCGACCGCTGCCCGGGCCACGCTTGCCGACTGCGCGGCGGTGGCCGATTTTCTTCGCGCCTGGCGGACGGTCACCACAACCCACAGGAGGAATGCACCATGGAAACAACCCGACTGA
- a CDS encoding alpha,alpha-trehalose-phosphate synthase (UDP-forming) yields METTRLTVVSNRLAIVVDREQDGRWTIKPGSGGLVTALGPVLRDRGGQWIGWLGSNLQGELDEAALRDLLARGSRETGYALKPVELDDEEIQKYYFGFSNEILWPLFHDLPSRCNFDPAYWTVYERVNAKFARVVAQNTDEKEDYVWVHDYQLILVAAHLKAMGVRRSTGFFLHIPFPPLDGFIRLPWRSQILNALLQYDLIGFQTVRDRRNFMDCVRMLLPQTRVVGHGHIARCLTPEREVLVGVFPISIDFRQFADTAASQEVQDQAWIIHANLPERQLILGVDRLDYTKGIPLRLQAFANALERYPELRGTITLVQVVVPSRAEVPEYETLKREIERLVGEINGRFTEVGWTPIHYIYRSLSRVELLAYYRTCEIALITPLKDGMNLVAKEFCACSIENNGVLILSEFAGAAAQLHNGALLVNPFDIRGVADAIHRACAMDTVSRQARMEKMRRSIQKHNIFHWVNAFLRTGIHKDLNQFPRVEFFVPKLAAPAI; encoded by the coding sequence ATGGAAACAACCCGACTGACCGTCGTCTCCAACCGATTGGCGATTGTGGTCGACCGCGAGCAGGATGGCCGATGGACCATCAAGCCCGGGTCCGGAGGTTTGGTTACCGCCCTGGGGCCGGTTTTGCGCGATCGCGGCGGCCAATGGATAGGCTGGCTCGGCTCCAATCTCCAGGGCGAGCTCGACGAGGCGGCGCTCAGGGACCTGCTGGCTCGGGGATCGCGGGAAACCGGGTATGCCCTCAAACCGGTGGAACTGGATGACGAAGAGATCCAGAAATATTATTTCGGCTTCTCCAACGAGATCCTCTGGCCCCTGTTCCACGACCTGCCCTCGCGCTGCAATTTCGACCCGGCCTACTGGACCGTGTATGAACGGGTCAACGCCAAATTCGCCCGGGTGGTGGCGCAGAATACCGATGAAAAGGAAGATTATGTCTGGGTGCACGATTACCAGCTGATCCTGGTGGCGGCCCATCTCAAGGCCATGGGGGTCCGCCGGAGCACCGGCTTTTTTCTCCACATCCCCTTCCCGCCCCTGGACGGCTTCATCCGCCTGCCCTGGCGCTCCCAGATCCTCAACGCCCTGCTCCAGTACGATCTGATCGGTTTTCAGACCGTGCGCGATCGGCGCAACTTCATGGACTGCGTGCGCATGCTGCTGCCGCAGACCCGGGTGGTCGGCCATGGTCACATCGCCCGCTGTCTGACCCCGGAGCGCGAGGTCCTGGTGGGCGTCTTCCCGATCAGCATCGATTTTCGGCAATTCGCCGACACGGCGGCCAGTCAGGAGGTCCAGGACCAGGCATGGATCATCCATGCCAACCTGCCCGAACGGCAGTTGATCCTCGGGGTCGACCGGCTTGACTACACCAAGGGCATTCCCCTTCGACTCCAGGCCTTTGCCAATGCCCTGGAACGGTATCCGGAACTGCGCGGCACAATAACCCTGGTTCAGGTGGTGGTGCCCAGCCGCGCGGAGGTGCCCGAATACGAAACCCTCAAGCGGGAGATCGAACGCCTGGTGGGCGAAATCAACGGCCGCTTCACCGAGGTCGGCTGGACACCGATCCACTACATCTACCGCTCGTTATCCCGGGTGGAACTGCTGGCCTACTACCGAACCTGCGAGATCGCCCTGATCACCCCGCTCAAGGACGGCATGAACCTGGTGGCCAAGGAATTTTGCGCCTGTTCGATCGAAAACAACGGTGTGCTCATCCTCAGCGAATTTGCCGGGGCAGCGGCCCAACTGCACAACGGCGCGTTGCTGGTCAATCCTTTTGACATCCGGGGAGTGGCCGACGCCATTCATCGGGCCTGCGCCATGGACACCGTCAGCCGCCAGGCGCGGATGGAAAAGATGCGCCGCTCCATCCAGAAGCACAACATTTTTCACTGGGTCAATGCCTTCCTCCGCACCGGCATCCACAAGGATCTCAACCAGTTTCCCAGGGTGGAATTTTTCGTCCCCAAACTGGCTGCTCCGGCCATCTAG
- a CDS encoding ferritin family protein, which translates to MPEFGSPFAGLAKERKLTHAELVRAIRFMIAAEYEAIQLYMQLAESTDNTLAIEVLTDIADEERVHAGEFLRLLHELDPEEEKLYAEGAQEVEEEINKHKK; encoded by the coding sequence ATGCCTGAGTTTGGATCGCCCTTTGCGGGATTGGCCAAGGAGAGAAAACTGACCCATGCGGAACTGGTGCGCGCGATCAGGTTCATGATCGCCGCCGAATACGAGGCCATTCAGCTGTACATGCAGTTGGCCGAATCAACCGACAACACGCTTGCCATCGAGGTGCTGACGGATATCGCCGACGAGGAGCGGGTGCATGCCGGTGAATTTCTCCGGCTTCTGCACGAGCTGGACCCTGAGGAAGAAAAGCTGTATGCGGAAGGTGCCCAGGAGGTCGAGGAAGAAATCAACAAACACAAGAAATAA
- a CDS encoding serine hydrolase codes for MIVRTAMKASSLILFVLLFLSCAPALAAAPADQRYDIAYGWDTDIQRVLDYRRKVAGLLQMAIDRQLLIVGRDQQFGVIHPLRGTLDQAKKTAEQQSRKLRRAGLKPAQVTKAKGHHALYHIGYLKGPSVERLTKDYRSIKQALGVQAGKRLAIERVDSRTFSIVYRCWSSKTMAARTAKQHGALLRGRKIAPAVIAAVERPMAGPNTNLATVADLGSERRQGKTVQAAIVQPGREQRTSKGKKTTAGERCQDKETVIATPADPPSETAGGGLSIKMNDFLRKQQAKGRLRQRERAALVAYDLTRNTYLTSVNSQRAFQAASMIKPFVALAFFHQVDKGKLSYTAQHRHMMEAMIQQSSNSATNWFIRQLGGPAKCEALLKKEYGAMLRQVRIREYIPPGGKTYKNSAPPLAYIQFLKALWNYQLPYSKEMLRVMSLPGRDRIFCGTEVPSGTQVFNKTGTTALLCGDMGILVPKTRDGRRVPYAIVGIVERASKPADYKQWMVSGGGVIRDFSSLVYEEMKRKYNLH; via the coding sequence ATGATCGTTCGAACCGCAATGAAAGCATCGTCCTTGATTCTTTTTGTTCTCCTCTTCTTGTCCTGCGCGCCTGCGTTGGCCGCCGCGCCCGCCGATCAACGCTATGATATCGCCTATGGGTGGGACACGGACATCCAGCGCGTTCTCGATTACCGCAGAAAAGTGGCTGGCCTCTTGCAAATGGCCATTGACCGTCAGCTGCTGATCGTTGGGCGGGATCAGCAGTTTGGGGTGATTCATCCCCTGCGGGGAACGCTCGACCAGGCCAAGAAGACCGCGGAACAGCAGTCCAGGAAACTGCGGCGGGCAGGGCTGAAACCAGCGCAGGTCACCAAGGCCAAGGGCCATCATGCCCTGTACCATATTGGCTACCTGAAAGGACCCAGCGTCGAGCGCCTGACGAAAGACTACCGCTCCATCAAGCAGGCGCTTGGGGTGCAGGCTGGCAAGCGGCTGGCCATCGAACGGGTCGATTCTCGAACCTTTTCAATTGTTTATAGATGCTGGAGCAGCAAAACCATGGCAGCGAGAACGGCCAAGCAGCACGGCGCGCTGCTGCGTGGCAGGAAGATCGCTCCGGCCGTCATCGCGGCCGTTGAACGGCCGATGGCGGGGCCGAACACCAATCTGGCCACGGTTGCCGATTTGGGTTCTGAACGCCGCCAAGGCAAAACCGTGCAGGCGGCCATCGTGCAGCCGGGGCGGGAACAGCGAACGAGCAAAGGGAAAAAAACAACTGCCGGCGAGCGCTGCCAAGACAAGGAAACCGTGATCGCCACCCCGGCAGATCCACCCTCCGAAACCGCTGGCGGCGGGCTGAGTATAAAAATGAATGACTTCCTTCGGAAGCAGCAGGCAAAGGGCCGGTTGCGGCAAAGGGAACGGGCCGCGCTGGTGGCCTACGACCTGACCAGGAATACCTATCTGACCAGCGTCAACTCGCAACGCGCCTTTCAAGCGGCCAGCATGATCAAGCCCTTTGTCGCCCTGGCCTTTTTCCATCAGGTGGACAAGGGGAAGCTGTCCTATACCGCGCAGCACCGACACATGATGGAGGCCATGATTCAACAAAGCAGCAATTCGGCCACCAACTGGTTCATCCGGCAACTGGGGGGGCCGGCGAAATGCGAGGCTTTGCTGAAGAAGGAATATGGGGCCATGTTGCGGCAGGTCCGGATCAGGGAATATATCCCGCCGGGAGGCAAGACCTATAAAAACAGTGCTCCGCCGTTGGCTTACATCCAGTTTCTCAAGGCTTTGTGGAACTATCAGCTGCCCTATTCCAAGGAAATGCTGCGGGTAATGTCCCTGCCGGGGCGCGATCGTATTTTCTGCGGTACCGAGGTGCCTTCCGGAACCCAGGTGTTCAACAAAACCGGCACCACGGCCTTGCTTTGCGGGGACATGGGCATCCTGGTGCCGAAGACCAGGGACGGGCGACGGGTACCCTATGCCATTGTCGGCATTGTCGAGCGTGCCTCAAAACCGGCCGATTACAAACAATGGATGGTTTCCGGCGGCGGGGTCATTCGCGATTTTTCGTCACTGGTCTATGAGGAAATGAAGCGGAAGTACAATCTACATTGA